One window from the genome of Lysobacter helvus encodes:
- a CDS encoding heme biosynthesis protein HemY: MNLFRNLLFLLVLALVGALVAQRLVEDPGLVLVRFHGHDYRSTLVVALLLVVAGLLGLWLAWTVLALPFRGWRGFKRRQARARLVDGMSALHQGHWSRAEKLLDMAAERDASAPVARVAAAQAAEARGDVAAASRQLELLGDRYPVASALARAERTWAAGDAAATLALLDAPAAQPLPPRGLVLRANALAALGRSHEAYGMLGALRQQQALPTAALDALQARWAAASLAESADANALADRWDSLPKPLQSEPSVVGAYATRASAMRWDDAAARNLEQALATRWDEGLVAMYGKLPTTTPDARRAQIERWLQAHPESPAALLALAQVQRASAPWPVAEGTLHRAVAQGGGAQAWEALGEGYAAAGDPETARRCYANALRATRGEAPQPLPNRDLRQQIVDEAAIEVRDEHGLPRLRE, translated from the coding sequence ATGAACCTGTTCCGGAACCTGTTGTTCCTGCTCGTGCTCGCGCTGGTCGGTGCGCTGGTGGCGCAGCGGCTGGTGGAGGATCCGGGCCTGGTGCTGGTGCGCTTCCACGGGCACGACTACCGCAGCACGCTGGTCGTCGCGTTGTTGCTGGTCGTCGCGGGGCTGTTGGGATTGTGGTTGGCGTGGACGGTGCTGGCGCTGCCCTTCCGCGGGTGGCGGGGTTTCAAACGCAGGCAGGCGCGCGCGCGTTTGGTCGACGGGATGTCGGCGTTGCACCAGGGACATTGGTCGCGCGCGGAAAAGCTGCTCGACATGGCGGCCGAGCGCGACGCCTCGGCGCCGGTGGCGCGCGTGGCCGCGGCGCAGGCGGCGGAAGCGCGCGGCGATGTGGCGGCGGCGAGCCGGCAGCTGGAGTTATTGGGCGATCGTTATCCGGTCGCGTCGGCGCTGGCGCGCGCCGAGCGCACGTGGGCCGCGGGCGATGCCGCGGCGACGCTCGCGTTGCTCGACGCACCCGCGGCGCAACCCCTGCCGCCGCGTGGCCTCGTGCTCCGCGCGAATGCATTGGCGGCGCTGGGACGTTCCCACGAGGCCTACGGGATGCTCGGTGCGTTGCGCCAGCAGCAGGCGCTCCCCACCGCGGCGCTCGATGCGCTGCAGGCGCGCTGGGCCGCGGCGTCGCTGGCGGAATCGGCCGATGCCAACGCGCTCGCCGATCGCTGGGACAGCCTGCCCAAGCCGCTGCAATCGGAGCCGTCGGTCGTCGGCGCCTACGCCACGCGCGCGTCGGCGATGCGCTGGGACGATGCGGCCGCACGCAATCTCGAACAGGCATTGGCGACGCGCTGGGACGAAGGCCTCGTCGCGATGTACGGCAAGTTGCCGACGACGACGCCCGATGCGCGGCGCGCGCAGATCGAACGCTGGTTGCAGGCGCATCCGGAATCTCCCGCCGCCCTGCTCGCCCTCGCGCAAGTCCAGCGCGCCAGCGCGCCGTGGCCGGTGGCGGAAGGCACGCTGCACCGCGCGGTGGCCCAGGGGGGCGGGGCGCAGGCGTGGGAAGCGCTCGGCGAGGGTTACGCCGCCGCGGGCGATCCCGAGACCGCGCGCCGCTGCTACGCCAACGCGCTGCGCGCCACGCGCGGTGAAGCGCCCCAGCCGCTGCCCAACCGCGACCTGCGCCAACAGATCGTGGACGAGGCCGCCATCGAGGTCCGCGACGAACACGGCCTGCCCCGCCTCCGCGAATGA
- the hemF gene encoding oxygen-dependent coproporphyrinogen oxidase — translation MTDATTEDDAGFARVRDYLTDLQDRICAAIEHADGGARFVEDRWQRAEGGGGRTRILRDGAVFEQAGIGFSDVSGSKLPPSATAARPELAGATWRAVGMSLVFHPRNPHIPTTHANVRHFRAQRDGKTVAWWFGGGFDLTPFYPVDEDVRHWHATARALCEPFGGEARYAAHKRWCDEYFFLKHRDETRGVGGLFFDDLHEDFERDFAYMRAVGDGFLDAYLPIVERRRDTPWGERERDFQLYRRGRYVEFNLVLDRGTLFGLQSGGRTESILMSLPPLVRWEYGFAPEPGSPEARLADYLRPRDWLAEG, via the coding sequence ATGACCGACGCGACGACCGAAGACGACGCTGGCTTTGCCCGCGTCCGCGATTACCTGACCGACCTGCAGGACCGCATCTGCGCGGCGATCGAACACGCCGACGGCGGCGCGCGTTTCGTCGAGGACCGCTGGCAGCGCGCGGAAGGCGGCGGCGGGCGCACGCGGATCCTGCGCGACGGGGCGGTGTTCGAGCAGGCGGGCATCGGGTTCTCCGATGTCTCCGGATCGAAGCTCCCGCCCTCGGCGACCGCCGCGCGCCCCGAACTGGCCGGCGCCACCTGGCGCGCTGTCGGCATGTCGCTCGTCTTCCATCCGCGCAATCCGCACATCCCCACCACGCATGCGAACGTGCGGCACTTCCGGGCGCAGCGCGACGGGAAGACGGTGGCGTGGTGGTTCGGCGGCGGCTTCGACCTCACGCCGTTCTATCCCGTCGACGAGGACGTGCGGCATTGGCACGCGACGGCACGCGCGCTGTGCGAGCCGTTCGGCGGCGAAGCGCGGTACGCGGCGCACAAGCGCTGGTGCGACGAGTACTTCTTCCTGAAGCACCGGGACGAGACGCGCGGCGTCGGCGGGTTGTTCTTCGACGACCTGCACGAGGATTTCGAACGCGACTTCGCCTATATGCGCGCGGTGGGCGACGGGTTCCTCGACGCCTACCTGCCGATCGTCGAGCGCCGCCGCGACACGCCCTGGGGCGAACGCGAGCGCGACTTCCAGCTGTATCGCCGCGGGCGCTACGTGGAATTCAACCTGGTGCTGGATCGCGGCACGCTGTTCGGCCTGCAGAGCGGCGGGCGCACCGAATCCATCCTGATGAGCCTGCCGCCGCTGGTGCGCTGGGAATACGGCTTTGCGCCGGAACCGGGCAGCCCGGAAGCGCGCCTGGCGGATTACCTGCGCCCGCGCGACTGGCTGGCCGAAGGCTAG
- a CDS encoding DUF421 domain-containing protein produces the protein MTDLFDLAMPWWEFILRAVVVYVVLLAMIRISGKRTMGQFTPFDVLLIVLLGNAVQNSLLGEDTSLMGGLFLAAILISLNWLVGYVSSRSRRAERLIEGEPVLLARDGKLFKRVLRRELVSENDFDEALRQNGELTMEDVAFALLETDGRISVVPKKKD, from the coding sequence ATGACCGACCTGTTCGACCTCGCCATGCCGTGGTGGGAATTCATCCTGCGCGCCGTGGTGGTCTACGTCGTGCTGCTGGCGATGATCCGGATCTCGGGCAAGCGGACGATGGGCCAGTTCACGCCCTTCGACGTCCTGCTGATCGTGCTGCTCGGCAACGCGGTGCAGAACTCGCTGCTCGGCGAGGACACCTCGCTGATGGGCGGGCTGTTCCTGGCGGCGATCCTGATCAGCCTGAATTGGCTCGTGGGCTACGTCAGTTCCCGCAGCCGGCGCGCCGAACGGCTGATCGAAGGCGAGCCCGTCCTGCTGGCGCGCGACGGCAAGCTGTTCAAGCGGGTCCTGCGCCGCGAACTCGTCAGCGAGAACGACTTCGACGAAGCCCTGCGCCAGAACGGCGAGCTGACGATGGAAGACGTCGCCTTCGCGCTGCTCGAGACCGACGGCCGGATCAGCGTGGTGCCGAAGAAGAAGGACTAG
- the polA gene encoding DNA polymerase I: protein MPRLVLIDGSSYLYRAFHALPPLTNSAGEPTGALFGVVNMLRATLAEQPDCAAFVVDAPGKTFRDDLYPEYKANRAAMPDDLRAQIAPMCEIVQALGFPILRVDGVEADDVIGTLALEAARDGADVTISTGDKDFAQLVRVQGGGLGAISLVNTMSGSVLDNDGKVFDKFGVHAHQIVDMLALMGDAVDNVPGVDKCGPKTAAKWLAEYGSLDGVMENAAKIGGKIGENLRAALPRLPLNRELVTIKTDVALELPAKALKLRARDVDALRVLYARYGFNAALRELDGTPAPAAARKTSMRGTEAGYARTGSAAPDGAIDPKLSEPGEYETILTRDRLDAWIAQVQAAEAFAFDTETDSLDALCANLVGISLAVEAGRACYIPLGHTYPGAPAQLPLADTLDALRPLFADANRRKIGQHGKYDLHVLRCHGMDVHGYAEDTMLESFVWNAGASRHDMDSLAKRYLGYDAVKYEDVAGKGAKQILFSQVSLEDGTRYAAEDADITLRLHSVLRPKVASEPTLDRVYREIEMPLVPVLERVEANGVLVDVVELKRQSADLGKRMLDAQQRATELAGRTFSLDSPKQVGQLLFEELKLPVQVKTPSGQPSVNEEALEAIADMHELPRIILEYRGLAKLRSTYTDKLPDMVNRNTGRVHTSYHQAGAATGRLASSDPNLQNIPIRTEDGRRIRRAFIAPAGRSIVACDYSQIELRIMAHLSEDENLLRAFTSGADIHRATAAEVFGKTIEEVSGNERRAAKAINFGLMYGMSAFGLARQLGIGRGEAQDYIALYFSRYPGVRDFMERTRQEARERGFVETVFGRRLHLENIASRNQGLRAGAERAAINAPMQGTAADIVKRAMIEIDRWLAGLGGRALMILQVHDELVFDVEDGFVDDLVDGAKARMAAAADLRVPLVVDAGKGANWDEAH, encoded by the coding sequence ATGCCAAGACTGGTCCTGATCGACGGGTCCTCGTACCTGTATCGCGCGTTCCACGCGCTTCCCCCTCTCACCAACAGCGCCGGCGAGCCCACGGGCGCCCTGTTCGGCGTCGTGAACATGCTGCGCGCCACGCTGGCCGAGCAGCCGGACTGCGCCGCCTTCGTCGTCGACGCGCCCGGCAAGACGTTCCGTGACGACCTCTATCCCGAATACAAGGCCAATCGCGCCGCGATGCCGGACGACCTGCGCGCGCAGATCGCGCCCATGTGCGAGATCGTGCAGGCGCTCGGCTTCCCCATCCTGCGCGTGGATGGCGTGGAAGCGGACGACGTGATCGGCACGCTCGCGCTGGAAGCCGCGCGCGACGGCGCGGACGTCACGATCTCCACCGGCGACAAGGACTTCGCGCAGCTGGTGCGCGTGCAGGGCGGCGGCCTCGGCGCGATCTCCCTCGTCAACACGATGAGCGGCAGCGTGCTCGACAACGACGGCAAGGTGTTCGACAAGTTCGGCGTGCACGCGCACCAGATCGTCGACATGCTCGCGCTGATGGGCGATGCGGTCGACAACGTGCCCGGCGTCGACAAGTGCGGCCCCAAGACGGCGGCGAAGTGGCTCGCCGAATACGGCTCGCTCGACGGCGTGATGGAAAACGCGGCGAAGATCGGCGGCAAGATCGGCGAGAACCTGCGCGCGGCGTTGCCGCGGCTGCCGCTGAATCGCGAACTGGTGACGATCAAGACCGACGTTGCGCTGGAATTGCCCGCAAAGGCGCTCAAGCTGCGCGCACGCGACGTCGATGCGCTGCGCGTGCTGTACGCCCGCTACGGGTTCAACGCGGCCTTGCGCGAACTCGACGGCACGCCCGCGCCCGCGGCGGCGCGCAAGACCTCGATGCGCGGCACCGAAGCTGGATACGCGCGCACGGGATCCGCGGCGCCCGACGGTGCGATCGATCCGAAGCTGTCGGAACCGGGCGAATACGAAACCATCCTCACGCGCGATCGCCTGGACGCGTGGATCGCGCAGGTGCAGGCCGCCGAGGCCTTCGCGTTCGATACGGAAACCGATTCGCTCGACGCGTTGTGCGCCAACCTGGTGGGCATCAGCCTGGCGGTGGAAGCCGGGCGCGCGTGCTACATCCCGCTCGGCCACACCTATCCGGGCGCGCCGGCGCAGTTGCCGCTCGCCGACACGCTGGATGCATTGCGTCCGCTGTTCGCGGACGCGAACAGGCGCAAGATCGGGCAGCACGGCAAGTACGACCTGCACGTCCTGCGTTGCCACGGCATGGACGTGCACGGTTACGCCGAGGACACGATGCTGGAAAGCTTCGTGTGGAACGCGGGCGCGAGCCGCCACGACATGGATTCGCTCGCCAAGCGCTACCTCGGCTACGACGCGGTCAAGTACGAAGACGTCGCGGGCAAGGGCGCCAAGCAGATCCTGTTCTCGCAGGTGTCGCTGGAAGACGGCACGCGCTACGCGGCGGAAGACGCCGACATCACCCTGCGCCTGCATTCGGTGCTGCGCCCGAAGGTGGCGTCGGAACCCACGCTCGATCGCGTCTATCGCGAAATCGAAATGCCGCTCGTGCCCGTGCTGGAGCGCGTGGAAGCCAACGGCGTGTTGGTCGACGTCGTGGAGCTCAAGCGCCAGTCCGCGGACCTCGGCAAGCGCATGCTCGACGCGCAGCAGCGCGCGACCGAACTCGCCGGCCGCACCTTCAGCCTGGACTCGCCGAAGCAGGTGGGCCAGTTGCTGTTCGAGGAATTGAAGCTGCCCGTGCAGGTGAAGACGCCGAGCGGCCAGCCCAGCGTCAACGAAGAAGCGCTGGAGGCCATCGCGGACATGCACGAGCTGCCGCGCATCATCCTGGAGTACCGCGGCCTGGCGAAGCTGCGCAGCACGTACACCGACAAGCTGCCGGACATGGTCAACCGCAACACCGGCCGCGTGCACACCAGCTACCACCAGGCGGGCGCCGCGACGGGCCGGTTGGCGTCCTCCGATCCCAACCTGCAGAACATCCCGATCCGCACCGAGGACGGCCGCCGCATCCGCCGCGCATTCATCGCCCCGGCGGGGCGCAGCATCGTGGCGTGCGACTACTCGCAGATCGAGTTGCGGATCATGGCGCACCTGTCGGAAGACGAGAACCTGCTGCGCGCATTCACCTCCGGCGCCGACATCCATCGCGCGACCGCGGCGGAAGTGTTCGGCAAGACCATCGAAGAGGTCTCCGGCAACGAGCGTCGCGCCGCGAAGGCGATCAATTTCGGCCTGATGTACGGTATGAGCGCATTCGGTTTAGCGCGCCAACTCGGCATCGGGCGCGGCGAAGCGCAGGACTACATCGCCTTGTATTTCTCGCGCTATCCGGGCGTGCGCGATTTCATGGAGCGCACGCGGCAGGAAGCGCGCGAGCGCGGCTTCGTCGAAACGGTGTTCGGGCGCCGGCTGCACCTGGAAAACATCGCCTCGCGCAACCAGGGCCTGCGCGCGGGCGCCGAACGCGCGGCGATCAACGCGCCGATGCAGGGGACTGCGGCGGATATCGTGAAGCGGGCGATGATCGAGATCGATCGCTGGCTCGCGGGCCTCGGCGGGCGCGCGCTGATGATCCTGCAGGTGCACGACGAACTCGTGTTCGACGTGGAGGACGGATTCGTGGACGATCTGGTCGATGGCGCGAAGGCGCGCATGGCCGCCGCCGCCGACTTGCGCGTGCCCCTCGTGGTCGATGCAGGCAAGGGCGCCAATTGGGATGAAGCCCACTGA
- a CDS encoding DUF2782 domain-containing protein, which yields MDAFPRPARQVALVLSIAAVFTGALVAGCSTYGGADAGGPPIPPDAVASTRTETNGDVVTEYRVGGAISMVRIVPPHGPTYYLTDSDGDGRLDRTPQGTRDAPVYFKLYGW from the coding sequence ATGGACGCGTTTCCCCGCCCCGCGCGACAAGTCGCGCTCGTGCTGTCGATCGCCGCGGTTTTCACCGGCGCGCTCGTCGCCGGCTGCAGTACCTATGGCGGGGCCGATGCCGGTGGGCCTCCCATCCCGCCCGATGCCGTGGCCAGCACGCGGACCGAAACCAACGGCGACGTCGTCACCGAGTACCGCGTCGGTGGCGCCATCTCGATGGTCCGCATCGTGCCGCCGCATGGCCCCACGTATTACCTCACCGATTCCGATGGCGACGGCCGCCTGGACCGCACGCCCCAGGGCACGCGCGACGCGCCCGTCTACTTCAAGCTCTATGGCTGGTGA
- the uvrD gene encoding DNA helicase II produces MDVSHLLDALNPAQREAVTAAAGHYLVLAGAGSGKTRVLMHRIAWLNEVMGVPPHGILAVTFTNKAAGELRHRAEHLLRNGSRGMWIGTFHGLAHRLLRLHWQDAGLPEGFQVLDSDDQLRLVKRVVQQLELDDTRFPPRQIAWWINAQKDEGRRAENIQPGSDWFMDTMRKAYAAYQERCERAGLVDFAELLLRAHELLRDNAGLLAHYRHRFGEVLVDEFQDTNAIQYGFVRLLAGETGHVFVVGDDDQAIYGWRGAKVENVQRFLRDYPGATTLRLEQNYRSTSNILNAANAVIAHNPDRLGKQLWTDAGEGEPIDLYAAYNEIDEARFVVERIRAWVRDGGSHGECAILYRSNAQSRAFEEALLGEQIPYRVYGGQRFFERAEIKDTLAYLRLVTNRADDAAFERAVNTPTRGIGERTLDEVRRRAREEAISLWEAAKRVSEGTGLAARARNAIAGFLLLVEGLQVETDALPLQEKIDHVLVRSGLREHYANESRGQLDSRTDNLDELVSVASRFVHGDDEESAALSELVAFLSYAALEAGEGQAQSGEDGVQLMTLHSAKGLEFPLVFLAGLEEGLFPNTKSSEEPGRLEEERRLAYVGITRARQKLVLTYAEARRIHGSDMYGIPSRFLREIPGPLVNEVRPRVQVSRPYMPQGRRNAAMPAMDPAPVKLGANVRHPTFGTGVVIDYEGTGAHARVQVNFDDAGSKWLVLAYANLQPA; encoded by the coding sequence CCACCTGCTCGACGCGCTCAACCCCGCCCAACGCGAGGCCGTGACCGCGGCCGCCGGCCACTACCTCGTGCTGGCCGGCGCGGGCAGCGGCAAGACCCGCGTGCTGATGCACCGCATCGCATGGTTGAACGAAGTGATGGGCGTGCCGCCGCACGGCATCCTCGCGGTCACCTTCACCAACAAGGCCGCCGGCGAGCTGAGACATCGCGCAGAGCACCTGCTGCGCAACGGATCGCGCGGCATGTGGATCGGCACCTTCCACGGCCTCGCCCATCGCCTGCTGCGCCTGCACTGGCAGGACGCCGGTTTGCCGGAAGGCTTCCAGGTGCTGGATTCGGACGACCAGCTGCGCCTCGTCAAGCGCGTGGTGCAACAGCTGGAACTCGACGACACGCGGTTTCCGCCGCGGCAGATCGCGTGGTGGATCAACGCGCAGAAGGATGAAGGCCGGCGCGCCGAGAACATCCAGCCGGGCAGCGACTGGTTCATGGACACGATGCGCAAGGCGTACGCGGCCTACCAGGAGCGTTGCGAACGCGCGGGCCTGGTGGATTTCGCGGAGCTGCTGCTGCGCGCGCACGAACTGCTGCGCGACAACGCGGGCTTGCTGGCGCATTACCGGCACCGGTTCGGCGAAGTGCTGGTCGACGAATTCCAGGACACCAATGCGATCCAGTACGGCTTCGTGCGCCTGCTGGCGGGCGAGACGGGCCACGTGTTCGTGGTCGGCGACGACGACCAGGCGATCTACGGCTGGCGTGGCGCGAAGGTCGAGAACGTGCAGCGTTTCCTGCGCGACTACCCGGGCGCGACCACGCTGCGCCTGGAACAGAACTACCGCTCCACGTCCAACATCCTCAACGCCGCCAACGCGGTGATCGCGCACAACCCCGATCGCCTCGGCAAACAGCTGTGGACCGACGCCGGCGAAGGCGAGCCGATCGACCTGTACGCGGCGTACAACGAAATCGACGAAGCCCGCTTCGTCGTCGAACGCATCCGCGCCTGGGTGCGCGACGGCGGCAGCCACGGCGAGTGCGCGATCCTCTATCGCAGCAACGCGCAGTCGCGTGCGTTCGAAGAAGCCTTGCTCGGCGAACAGATCCCGTACCGCGTGTACGGCGGGCAGCGCTTCTTCGAGCGCGCGGAAATCAAGGACACGCTGGCGTACCTGCGCCTGGTGACCAATCGCGCGGACGATGCCGCCTTCGAGCGCGCGGTGAACACCCCGACCCGCGGCATCGGCGAGCGCACGCTGGACGAAGTGCGTCGTCGCGCGCGCGAAGAGGCGATCTCGTTGTGGGAAGCGGCCAAGCGCGTCTCCGAAGGCACGGGCCTGGCGGCGCGCGCGCGCAACGCGATCGCGGGGTTCCTGCTGCTGGTCGAAGGCCTGCAGGTGGAAACCGACGCCTTGCCGCTGCAGGAGAAGATCGACCACGTGCTGGTGCGCAGCGGCCTGCGCGAGCACTACGCGAACGAATCACGCGGCCAGCTGGATTCGCGCACCGACAACCTCGACGAACTCGTGTCGGTCGCCTCGCGCTTCGTGCATGGCGACGACGAGGAATCGGCGGCGTTGAGCGAGCTCGTCGCGTTCCTCAGCTACGCCGCGCTGGAAGCGGGCGAGGGCCAGGCGCAATCCGGCGAGGACGGCGTGCAGCTGATGACGCTGCACAGCGCGAAGGGGCTGGAATTCCCGCTGGTGTTCCTCGCCGGCCTGGAAGAAGGCCTGTTCCCCAACACGAAGTCCTCCGAGGAGCCCGGTCGCCTCGAGGAAGAACGGCGCCTGGCGTACGTCGGCATCACGCGTGCGCGGCAGAAGCTCGTACTCACGTATGCCGAGGCGCGGCGCATCCACGGCTCGGACATGTACGGGATCCCCTCGCGCTTCCTGCGCGAGATCCCCGGCCCGCTGGTGAACGAAGTGCGGCCGCGCGTGCAGGTCTCGCGTCCCTACATGCCGCAGGGGCGGCGCAACGCGGCGATGCCGGCGATGGATCCGGCGCCCGTGAAGCTCGGCGCCAACGTGCGCCATCCGACGTTCGGTACTGGCGTGGTCATCGATTACGAAGGCACCGGCGCGCACGCACGCGTGCAGGTCAATTTCGACGACGCCGGTTCGAAATGGCTGGTGCTGGCCTACGCCAACCTGCAGCCGGCCTGA